In a single window of the Aridibaculum aurantiacum genome:
- a CDS encoding uracil-DNA glycosylase family protein, whose protein sequence is MTLGKQILSFLFNLHFPGPLPEGFGVLHPFDDEETKRVCSLFYNTYYNDNQPRYCIIGINPGRFGAGITGVPFTDPIRLQQVCKIENNWAKRQELSSVFIYDVIEAFGGLEKFNKTFYISAISPLGFVKGGKNINYYDNKELQQSVTPFAVECLQKQLAWGMHTDVAFCLGEGKNFKYFSSLNKQHSFFKKIIPVPHPRFIMQYKLPHKQAYIDQYLQVFSGNTR, encoded by the coding sequence ATGACTTTAGGTAAACAGATACTGTCGTTCCTGTTTAACCTGCATTTTCCCGGTCCATTGCCCGAAGGTTTTGGTGTGCTTCATCCATTTGATGATGAAGAGACAAAACGCGTCTGCTCGCTGTTTTACAATACATATTATAATGACAACCAACCACGGTATTGTATCATAGGTATCAATCCGGGGCGCTTTGGTGCCGGAATCACTGGTGTGCCGTTTACTGATCCCATCAGGCTGCAACAAGTTTGTAAAATAGAAAATAATTGGGCGAAGCGACAGGAGCTTTCATCCGTATTTATATACGATGTAATAGAAGCTTTTGGCGGGCTTGAAAAGTTCAATAAGACCTTTTATATATCTGCTATAAGCCCATTAGGGTTTGTAAAGGGTGGAAAAAATATTAACTACTACGACAATAAAGAATTACAGCAGAGCGTTACTCCATTTGCAGTAGAGTGTTTGCAAAAACAACTGGCATGGGGCATGCATACTGATGTGGCTTTTTGCCTGGGCGAAGGCAAAAACTTCAAGTATTTTTCATCGTTGAATAAGCAACATTCTTTCTTCAAAAAAATAATCCCCGTACCTCACCCTAGGTTCATTATGCAATATAAGCTGCCACACAAGCAAGCTTATATAGATCAGTACCTGCAAGTTTTCTCCGGTAATACGCGCTAA
- a CDS encoding phosphatidylserine decarboxylase family protein, translated as MTIHKEGYKSIGIAALIFGLINIGSFIFISGNYPVTAAIIFSASVILFLFIVSFFRIPKRLLTVHEKQIICPADGKVVVIEEVVDEEYFKDKRLQVSVFMSPANVHVNRNPLSGEVVYSQYHKGKYLVAWHPKSSTENERYSVVIKNGGTEVLVKQIAGALAKRIVNYLKVGQQVVQGEELGFIKFGSRVDLLLPVGTEVNVKLNEVVKGGVTVLATIKD; from the coding sequence ATGACTATTCACAAAGAGGGTTACAAATCAATTGGTATTGCAGCGCTGATTTTCGGCCTCATCAATATTGGGTCGTTCATCTTTATCAGCGGCAATTATCCTGTAACCGCTGCTATTATTTTTTCAGCTTCTGTTATTTTATTCCTGTTCATCGTTTCGTTTTTCCGCATTCCAAAGCGGCTGCTAACCGTACACGAAAAACAGATCATTTGCCCTGCAGATGGTAAAGTAGTAGTGATAGAAGAAGTAGTAGATGAAGAATATTTTAAAGACAAGAGATTGCAGGTGAGTGTATTTATGAGCCCTGCTAATGTGCACGTGAACCGCAACCCGCTAAGCGGCGAGGTTGTATACAGCCAATATCATAAAGGAAAATACCTGGTGGCCTGGCATCCAAAGTCGAGCACTGAGAACGAAAGATATAGCGTGGTAATAAAGAATGGCGGAACGGAAGTGCTGGTAAAACAAATAGCCGGCGCCTTGGCTAAACGTATTGTGAACTACCTGAAGGTGGGCCAACAGGTGGTACAGGGAGAAGAACTGGGCTTTATAAAGTTTGGTAGCCGCGTAGATCTTCTGTTGCCTGTAGGTACAGAAGTGAACGTCAAACTGAATGAAGTAGTAAAAGGCGGTGTTACCGTATTGGCAACCATAAAGGATTAA
- a CDS encoding MerC domain-containing protein: MNFKINWDAIGIATSLACAIHCALLPLFLTTLPLFGINLLHNLYFETFMVMLAFCIGIYSLYHGWRKHHHSLWPMIIFSIGFTFLVLKLFFIHYENWLLAPAIIGIVVGHVSNYRSCRRHNHAHAEDCNHEELIGH, encoded by the coding sequence ATGAATTTTAAGATCAATTGGGACGCAATAGGAATAGCTACATCACTGGCGTGTGCTATTCACTGTGCCTTATTACCATTGTTTCTCACAACACTGCCACTGTTTGGTATCAACCTGCTTCACAACCTGTACTTCGAAACGTTTATGGTGATGCTGGCATTTTGCATCGGCATCTATTCGCTTTACCACGGCTGGCGTAAGCACCACCACAGCCTGTGGCCAATGATCATCTTCTCCATTGGCTTCACCTTCCTGGTTCTCAAGCTTTTCTTCATCCACTACGAAAATTGGCTGCTGGCTCCTGCTATTATTGGTATAGTAGTAGGACATGTATCTAATTATCGCTCCTGCCGCCGTCATAACCATGCCCATGCCGAGGACTGCAACCACGAGGAATTGATAGGACATTGA
- a CDS encoding SCO family protein has protein sequence MTKKILWYSIFFIILTGAFFYFVFAGTDNYKFKSPTVSYVKPFSFINQDGRTITEQDLQGKVTVVEYFFTTCKGICPRMHSSMSKIYDKFKEEPAFQVLAHTVQPEIDSIPRLRYYADSMKIDTKKWNLVTGRKDSLYNAARVSYLLDDPKNSVEKLEDQFIHTQFFALVDKSGNVRGGVFDALKADEMQKLSTTIEELLKEKQGPSSFVNGIFGNSPR, from the coding sequence ATGACCAAAAAGATCCTCTGGTATAGCATCTTCTTTATCATTCTCACCGGTGCTTTCTTCTATTTTGTATTTGCCGGCACCGATAATTACAAGTTCAAAAGTCCTACGGTTAGTTATGTAAAACCTTTTTCATTTATCAACCAGGATGGGCGCACCATCACCGAGCAAGACCTGCAGGGAAAGGTGACCGTGGTTGAATATTTTTTTACAACGTGCAAAGGTATTTGCCCACGCATGCATAGCAGCATGAGCAAGATCTACGATAAGTTTAAAGAAGAACCTGCTTTCCAGGTACTGGCTCATACCGTACAGCCCGAAATTGATAGCATTCCGCGCTTACGCTATTATGCCGACAGTATGAAGATTGATACTAAGAAGTGGAACCTCGTTACCGGCCGCAAAGACAGTTTGTATAATGCTGCTCGTGTAAGCTACCTGTTGGATGATCCAAAGAACAGCGTAGAAAAATTAGAAGATCAGTTCATCCATACACAGTTTTTTGCGCTGGTAGATAAAAGTGGCAATGTGCGCGGCGGTGTTTTCGACGCACTCAAAGCTGATGAGATGCAAAAGCTTTCAACTACCATAGAAGAACTATTAAAAGAAAAGCAAGGGCCGTCATCGTTTGTAAATGGAATCTTCGGAAATTCACCCAGGTAA
- a CDS encoding Fur family transcriptional regulator has product MHSSSIKDILKRNQLSVTDSRKKILELFQANDGALAHNDIERQTGEKFDRVTIYRTLQTFVEKGIIHTIPTADNSILYALCKDECSEGHHHDNHIHFVCDNCNKTYCMDDVVTPEITLPQGFKPAVIDVIATGLCADCTSNNNLLQ; this is encoded by the coding sequence ATGCATTCTTCTTCAATAAAAGATATCCTAAAGCGTAACCAACTGAGCGTTACCGATAGCAGGAAGAAAATTCTTGAACTCTTCCAGGCTAATGATGGTGCATTGGCACATAATGATATTGAAAGGCAAACAGGTGAGAAGTTTGACCGAGTGACCATATACAGAACCCTTCAAACTTTTGTAGAGAAAGGCATCATACATACCATTCCCACTGCTGATAATTCTATTTTATATGCGCTGTGCAAAGATGAGTGCAGTGAAGGCCATCACCACGACAACCATATACACTTTGTGTGCGACAACTGCAATAAGACCTACTGCATGGACGATGTGGTAACTCCTGAAATAACACTTCCGCAAGGTTTTAAACCTGCTGTGATTGATGTGATAGCTACCGGTCTTTGTGCCGATTGTACTAGCAACAACAACCTGCTTCAGTAA